The Palleronia sp. THAF1 genome contains the following window.
GGTAGCCCCGCCAACGCGAGATGATCTTCTTCTTCTCGGGCCGGCCCAGGATGTTGTTGTAGTACCAGATCAGCTTGATGTTGGTCTCGTTCGCGTCCGATCCCGACAGGCCGAAATAGACCTTGCTCATGTGATCCGGCGCGCGGTCCATCACCATCTTGGCCAGCGTAATCGAGGCCTCGGTGCCGTGGCCGACGTAGGCATGATAGTAGGACAACTCCTTGGCCTGCGTGGCGATGGCCTCGGCGATCTGCTGCCGCCCGTAGCCCACGTTCACGCAGTAGAGGCCCGCGAAACCGTCCAGCCAGCGCTGGCCGTCTCGGTCCTGAATGTGACTGCCCTCACCGCCGGTGATGATCCGGCCCTGCATCTCGCCGCGGGCGAATTGGCCCAGATGCGTCGAGGGGTGCATGAAGCTTTCGCGGTCCCATTGGCCCAGCTGATCGTTGCGCAGGATCTCATTCATGGCAGGTTCCTTCATTCGATGCTTGCGCCAGTCCTACGCCGCGTCGCACACAATGCAAAGTCTTGTGGAGGGGGCCCATGTCCGAGCGTTTCAGCCAAGCCGAATTCGACCGCCGCATCGCGCTGACCCGGCGCGCGATGGAAAGAGAGGGGCTGGATGCCCTCTTCGTCACCAACCCGTCGAACATGAACTGGCTGACGGGCTACGACGGCTGGTCCTTCTACGTGCATCAGGGTGTTCTGCTGTTGCCCGATGGCGCCCCGGTCTGGTGGGGCCGTCGCATGGACAGCTTCGGTGCACGCCGCACGGCCTGGATGAGCGCGGACTACATCCGCGACTACACCGACGACTACATCCAATCCGATGACCTGCACCCGATGGAGACCTTGGCCGCGCTGTTCGCCGAGCATGGGTTGGCGTCGGCGCGCATCGGGGTCGAGAAAGAGAACTACTATTTCACCGCCCGCGCACTGGAAGTGCTGCTGGAACAGATGCCGCAGGCCACCTTCGCCGACGCCACCAACACCGTGAACTGGCAACGCACCGTCAAATCCGACGAGGAACTGGTGGTCATGCGCAAGGCCGCCGCGATCTCGACCAAGATGATCGAGGGCGTGATGGAGCGGGTCGAGCCGGGTATGGCCAAGAACGATCTGGTCGCCGAAATCTACCGCGACGCGATCCAGGGGGTCGACGGCGCGTGGGGTGACTATCCTGCCATCGTGCCGCTGGTGCCGTCTGGCGAAGATGCGACGGCGGCGCATCTGACATGGGATGGGCGGCCGTTCGAGACGGGCGAAGCGACATTCTTCGAACTGTCCGGCTGTCATCGCCGCTATCACGCGCCGTTCTGTCGGACAGTCTTCCTTGGCACGCCCTCGGACCGCGTGCTGCGGACCGAAGCCGCGTTGATCGAAGCGATAGAGGCTGGGCTGGACGCCGCCCGCCCCGGCAACCGCGCCGCCGATATCGCAATTGCTCTGAAATCCACCCTACTGCGTCACGGCATCGAGCGCCCGGGCCGCGCGGGCTATGCGGTGGGGCTGTCCTATCCGCCGGACTGGGGCGAGCACACCGTTTCCATCCGCGAAAACGACCAGACGATCCTGCGCCCCGGCATGACCTTCCATTTCATGCCCGCCCTGTGGATGGAGGATTGGGGGCTGGAGATCACCGAGACCATTCTGATCAAGGACGACGGTCCGGCAGAGTGCCTTTGTCACTATCCGCGCAAATTGATCGTGAAACCATGACGCTGGACACCGCAATCTTGCACTTATCGAACATGGTAGCCTTCCCCACCGTGTCCGATCGACCCAACCGCGCGCTGATCGACTGGTATGCCGAACGGCTGGAAGCGGTGGGTGCGCGCGTCCGGGTGC
Protein-coding sequences here:
- a CDS encoding M24 family metallopeptidase, with product MSERFSQAEFDRRIALTRRAMEREGLDALFVTNPSNMNWLTGYDGWSFYVHQGVLLLPDGAPVWWGRRMDSFGARRTAWMSADYIRDYTDDYIQSDDLHPMETLAALFAEHGLASARIGVEKENYYFTARALEVLLEQMPQATFADATNTVNWQRTVKSDEELVVMRKAAAISTKMIEGVMERVEPGMAKNDLVAEIYRDAIQGVDGAWGDYPAIVPLVPSGEDATAAHLTWDGRPFETGEATFFELSGCHRRYHAPFCRTVFLGTPSDRVLRTEAALIEAIEAGLDAARPGNRAADIAIALKSTLLRHGIERPGRAGYAVGLSYPPDWGEHTVSIRENDQTILRPGMTFHFMPALWMEDWGLEITETILIKDDGPAECLCHYPRKLIVKP